A genomic stretch from Aedes albopictus strain Foshan chromosome 2, AalbF5, whole genome shotgun sequence includes:
- the LOC109398343 gene encoding uncharacterized protein LOC109398343 has protein sequence MWYLLVLLQICFVKETAFGIKLTEVRVPKHTVRDHPVRLECHYEMEGDALYAVKWYKDGNEFYRYVPRDNPPIQVFDLKGINVDVQNSSNEQVVLDPVELESSGKYRCEVSAEAPSFQTVSEHAEMTVVVLPDEDPHITGGKPRYQIGDYVRVNCTSGRSKPAVHLTWYINSEPADHGLVRQYEPIVSGSDRLETSILGLEFRVKPKHFKRGDMKLKCLATISTVYWKSNEESVEGDKPQKAPMLESRKAVASNTRADRVQAHNSASSIGLRSSLWASCVAFFIICSSASLLSSFGVGVAGTNFLQRQRQFSNQLALR, from the exons AAACAGCCTTCGGAATCAAGCTGACGGAGGTACGAGTGCCCAAACACACCGTCAGGGATCACCCGGTGCGCCTCGAGTGCCACTACGAGATGGAGGGCGATGCACTGTACGCGGTGAAGTGGTACAAGGACGGCAACGAGTTCTATCGCTACGTGCCAAGAGATAATCCGCCCATCCAAGTTTTCGACCTGAAAGGAATAAATGTAGAC GTACAAAATTCTTCCAACGAGCAAGTTGTGCTGGATCCAGTCGAACTGGAATCTAGTGGGAAATATCGATGTGAGGTATCAGCTGAAGCACCATCCTTCCAGACCGTGTCCGAACATGCAGAGATGACTGTCGTTG TTCTTCCGGACGAGGACCCCCACATAACGGGAGGGAAACCTCGCTATCAGATCGGAGACTACGTGCGGGTTAACTGCACTTCCGGTCGATCCAAACCTGCAGTACACCTGACCTGGTACATCAACAGTGAACCGGCAGACCACGGGTTGGTACGACAATACGAGCCCATCGTCTCTGGCTCGGACAGACTCGAGACCTCCATCCTCGGGCTGGAGTTCCGCGTCAAGCCAAAGCACTTCAAGCGAGGCGACATGAAACTCAAg TGTCTCGCCACCATCTCGACCGTCTACTGGAAGAGCAACGAGGAAAGCGTCGAAGGCGATAAACCGCAGAAGGCTCCGATGCTGGAATCGCGGAAAGCGGTCGCCTCCAACACCCGGGCGGATCGCGTTCAAG CTCACAACAGCGCATCCAGCATAGGACTACGCAGCTCCTTGTGGGCATCCTGCGTCGCCTTTTTCATCATCTGCTCGTCGGCATCGCTACTTTCGTCCTTCGGCGTCGGCGTCGCCGGCACAAACTTTCTCCAGAGGCAGCGCCAATTCAGCAATCAACTGGCACTAAGGTAA